CTGCCTTCGTCCACAACCGACACCTCCACCTGGTATTCCTTCAACTCAGCCTGCACGGTAATGGTGGACGAGTCGGGCGAATTACGGGCAGCATTGGAAAGGAGATTGCACAGCACCTGAACGACCCGCTGCTGGTCCGCCCGCACTCTCGGAAGCTCCGGCGGCAGGTCGATCTTGACGGTCTGGCGATGCTCACCGCTGAGGAAGGCGCTTCTGGCCTGGTCCACGATTACCGCCAGGTTCGCCGGTTCAGGAGATACGGAGAGCAAACCCGTCTCGATCTGCGCCGCGTCCATCAGATTGCCGATCAACTCGCTCAGGTTGTCGACCTGCGCGTCGATGATTCGAAAAAACTGTTGAGATACCGCGGGCTGTAGTACGGAAGCGTTTCCGAGGGCCGTGGCCGCGCAACCCTTGATGGATGCAAGCGGAGCCCTCATTTCATGACTCACCGTGCTCAGGAACTCGGACCGTTGGCGTTCCAGGTCTTCCAGCGGCGTCATATCCTGAATGGTGACCACGACCGACTGTACCTCGCCCTGCTCTGATACGATAGGCGTGGCATTGATCAGCGTCGTGACTTTTCTGCCATCGGGGACCTCGAGCACGATTTCCTCGGCGCGTACGGTTGTCGCCTCGCGCAGCAGCCGTACCAGCGTGTATTCCTCCAGTTCGATTTCACGCCCGTCCGCACGCTTCACGTTCATCACATCAAGCAGATCCACAATAGACATGCCGGGGGTCTGCAGGTCGCCGACGATTCGGCGCGACTCCTGGTTGAACGACACGGCCTTCCCGGTCCGCGCGTCAAACACCGCGACACCGACGGGTGAAGTGTCGATCAGCGCCTCCAGATCCGCCCGGGGCTGTTGTTCATCACGGTGCTTCTTGGCGTTTGCGATCGCCGCGCCGGCCTGTGAAATGAACATTGAAATGATCCGTTCGTCTTCCGCGGTAAACTGCTGCCCGGTTTCCTTGTCGAGCAGGTAGAAGAATCCTACCTGGGCACCCTGGTGGCGGATCGGAACGCCCAGGAGAACATGTTCCATTATTGGATGTATGGTAAGACCGAGCGACTTGAAATGAGCCGACATGTTCTTTAACCGGAGGGGCTGCGTAACGCCCTTCAAATACTCCCAGATTTCGGACCCGTGCGGCAGATCCAAGAGCTCCTGATACTCGCGATCACTCAGGCCATGGGCGACGAAGTCCAGTAACTGTCCCGATTCGTCCATCATGGTGATTCCGCCCATCCTTGAACCGGTCAGCGCGCAGGCTCCCGCGACGACTTCCTGCAGGACCGTGTTGACGTCAAGACTCTCGCTGATACGCAGGCTGGCCTCGCTCAGTTTTTCCAGCTGCTCCTGCAGCTTCCTGTTTCTATCCTTTAACCTGTCAGCGTCCGGCATCGATCTGCTCCTCTGTATGCACGGTATCCGAAATCGCTCTGCTGACCGGCTGAACCGGCATCGCCCGCGCCCAGCCGAATACGACCATCCTGATCCTGACCGGATAGATGATCACATTGAATTTACACGATATGAATAGATCATCATATGAAATTCATAAACCGTTACTGTTAATTCACAATCTTTCCACTACCCGTGATTCGTCACCATAATTTCAACACCGGGAATAGCAATGGGAAGATCGTTGAGACGGGCGTCCTGATTCGCGATGGATAACCATAAAGGAGGAGATGGCGGCGGTGAGTAAAACGAGGGAGGAGAAGGCGCCGGAAGTTCGGTATTCAACCGTCAATCGTGATGCGGATTCTGGGGGGAGCGTGTGGGAATCGAACCCACCACGGACCTGTTTAGGGCCCGCCATCGGATTTGAAGTCCGTGAGGCGCACCAGCAACCCATACACTCCCCTGTGTGCTGCTTCTGTATTCTTTTTCAGTCCCCTTGCGCCAGCCTGTGCGTGCCGGACTCCCGGTTGGTGACGCCCAGGTCGCAGTAATAGTCCAGCAACACGGTGGCGTGCGCCCTGGAAATACCCAGGTGGCTGCGGAACTCGGACGCACGCACGGTGCCGTGGGATTCCAGGTAGGCCACCAGACGCTGCCTGACTGACTCAAGCGCCCGGTGATGCATGATCTGCCGGTCCGCGAACTCGACGAAGACTTCCTGGTCCAGGGCATACCCGGCCATGCTCCTAATCATATCCGCGTCCGCGTCCAGATCAACCTGTAATTCCTTCACAATTATCGACCGATCTGCCATGACCTGCGGCAGATCGTTCATGTTGAAGACAGCGGGAGGTACGGCCTCGCCCAGTTCCTCGAACGCCTCGAGTATGCGTTTTTCCCGGGCGTTCAGCTTGACCGTGTGGGTGGCCAGCCGGACCGACCGGCTAGACAGCACGATCCGGCCTTCCGCGTCGAGGTCGTTGAGCAACCCGTCATAGACGGTGTTGGGAGGTTCCCAGGACAGCTGAAGCCTCGGGGCGTCCTTGGGCAGCGTATGCTTCAGCCGTTGGGTGCGGTGCATCTTTTCGAGCAGTTTGACCAGTTCGTCCTTCAGGCCAGCGTATCCTTCCCGGTGCAGATACCTGTGGTCCGGGAACCGGACAAGTTCGCCCTTTTCCACCAGCCGCGTCAGGCTTTGTTCCAGCACTTCGGCATTCAGGTTCGTGAATCGAACGAGGTCCTCCATGGACTTGAGTTGCTGTGTGCCGTGTGCGTGCCCCATGACCCGTTCGATCAGGACATCCGGTTCCGCGCCGGTCACCGCTTCCAGGTAGTCCAGAACGGGCCGGCGGAACCGGCGATTCTTCTGGGGATAGACCTCCACGAACCGGCCTCCGCCGAGCAGCCGCATGGATGAAAAACCCCGGATGATGAAGCGCTCGTTGCGTTCGGCCACGATGGGTTTCTCGAGGCGAAGCTGCACGTAACCTGTCTCGCCCGGTGCGAGTTCGTCCCGGTCGAGCAGGATCAGCCTGCCGATGGTCTCGCTCGTGCCCTTGTGCAGGCGAACGCGCTGCCGGTTCTTCAGCGGCTCTTCCAGAGACTCCAGGCACTGCACCGTGGCATCGGTCATCATGGTCGGAAGCAGGTAACCCGGCGCGCCCAGCTCATCGCCCCGTTGAATATCGGCCGTCCTGACATTCGAGACGTTCAGCGCGACGCGCTGTCCTTTGACGGCACGTTCCACGGTGTCGTTGTGGGTCTGCATTCCCCTGATCCGGAGCGGCGTCCCGGCCGGAAGCAATTCCGCGTCCGAATCCCGCGAGAGACTTCCCGACAGGACGGTACCGGCGATGACCGTTCCGAAGCCCTTCATGCTGAACACCCGGTCCACGGGCATGCGGAAGTATCCTGCGTCGTCTTCGACCGACAGTCCGGCCAGCCGGTCTTCGATGATCTCCTTCAGCCGGCCGATCCCCTGGCCCGTTACCGATGAAACCCGGACGACCGGCGCGTCCTCCAGGAACGAGCCTTTCACGAGCGACTTCACATCGTCCTCCACGAGCATCAGCCACTCTTCGTCGACCAGGTCGCATTTCGTCAGGACGACGATGCCCGCGTCGACCCCCATGTATCTCACCGTGCCCAGGTGTTCGACAGTCTGGGGCATGACGCCCTCGTCGGCGGCCACGACGAAGAGGACGAGACGTATGCCGCTCACTCCGGCGACCATGGTCTTGAGAAACCGCTCGTGGCCCGGGACATCGACGATGGGGACTTCCCGCCCGTCGCCCAGGGGCATGAAGGCGAAACCGAGGTCGATCGTCATGCCCCGGTCCCGTTCCTCCTTGAGTCGATCGGGATGAACGCCGGTCAGCGCTTCCACCAGGGCGCTCTTGCCGTGGTCGACGTGTCCGGCCGTGCCTATGGTGAGATGAGACATGGTTGCAGGGGATCGTGGTTGTGACGGCAGTATGAACGCGCGTTCGAATTAATCGGACCGGACGACGATCACACGGTCCGCGCTGCCATGCAGGATGGCCCGGTTCTCGATGCCGGCGTTTCTTCCGATGACCGCATAGGAGATCGATGCGCCGTCGCCGACATCGGCGCCCGTCATGATCACGCTGTGCTCGATGGCCGCGCCGTGTCCGATCCGTACGCCGGGGCCGATACTGACGCCGGGGCCGATGCGGCAACGTTCGAGTTCGGCCGTGTCGTCGACGATCACCGGCGGTCGCATCACGAGGTTCGGCGACGAGAAGTTGTCATCCATGATCTCCGGCAATGCCGACCTCGTGCTTTCCGGGCCTGAAGCGAGCATCCGTTCATTCGATGCCAAGTAGGCCTCGGGCGATGTCACGTCGAATGGCGGATGGTCGACGTCTATTCTCAGCACGGTTTCGCCGCGGGCGGCAAGATCATCCAGCGCCGCGTCAAACAGGCCATTCAGTGTATAGTCATGGGTGCTTCTGTCTACCAGGACTTCGCAGGTCCGGACCGTCATCAAATAGATACGGCTATGCTCATCGGCATCACGCGACGTGCCGGAGGTGTGGCCGGCGTTTCGCCCCGTACGGATTCCACACGGGCGGTGCTCTCGGTACGACTGAACCAGTTGCGCGTAGACCTCGGATCCCAGCAGTTGAGGACCGGTTGACACCAGAAATGGCGCATCTTTCGCAAACGCCGCCACTTCCCTGACGAACTGACACAGGCGCTGTCCGGCCGGTGCATCCCGTGCGTCCCGGGCATCCCGAGCGTTCCGTGCATCCTGGTAGGCCAGGGATATGCCCCACCGCGCCCCATTGCCGCAAAACGCCGCGATCTCCCCGGTGTCCCGGCCGGCCGCGATCAGCGTTTCCCGGACCCCGGCCCGAGCGTATTCCGACAGCATCCATTCGACAAGCGGCCTGTTGGCCAGGGGAAGGAGCAGATCCGGGCAGCCATCCCATTCGGCAGGCCCGGCCGCATCGCGATCTTCGGTCAGAATGACGCCTCTAACCAACCCGTTGTCGTCCATGCTTCGGCGGCTCCCGGCGGCAGGTCGCGACCTGTCAAAACCCATGGTCCGCAACCCGCTGCAACCCCTGCGGAATCCTCTGAAACGACTCGACTAAACTAAGTTTGGAACCCGCTTTCGTCAAGGCCATTGGAGGCGGAGGATACGGGGGATTTGCTTGACAGGGACCACGGTCCGGGCTTACTTACCGCCCGTTGTTCGGAAGTTTCTACCGGCGAGAGGAACAGTCATGTCCCCAGCGAGAGGCCGCAGCGGCGAGATGTCCTTCCTGGAACATCTCGAAGAGCTTCGCAGGGCCATACTGAAGTCCGTCCTCGCCATCCTGATCGGCATGGTCCTCTGCTTCACCTTTGCCGACTACATCATCAATTTCCTGCTCTCGCCGACCTTCCAGGAAAACCTCAAGACCGAGATCGAGATTCAGGCCATCCGGCCGGCCGGCATGTTCACGGCCAGGGTGAACATCTCGCTGCTGCTGGGATTCGCCCTCGTACTGCCCTACGTCCTCTACCAGCTCTGGACATTCATATCGCCCGGCCTGCTCGACAAGGAGAAGAAGTACGTTCCCCTCGTCATCTTCTTCTGCTGCGTGCTGTTCCTCGTCGGCGCGGCCTTTGCTTTCTACGTCCTGATCCCGGTCATGGTCCGGTTTTTCGTGCAGCTCCATGTACCGGACATCAAGCCCCAGTGGGACATCGGGTTCTATATCGGACTCGTAAACAAGATGGTACTCATCATGGGCGTCGTGTTCCAGATGCCGGCGGTGGTGGCCTTTCTGACCTGGCTTCGCATCCTTAACGCCGGCGTGCTCAAACGGGTGTGGCGCATCGCCCTGGTCGTCATATTCATCGCCGCCGCCGTCATAACGCCCACGGGCGATCCCTACACGCAGACCCTCGTGGCGATTCCGCTGGTGGTGCTGTACTTCATCAGCATGGGGATCGCCGCGCTGATCGGCCGCAGCCGCAGGAAAGCCGAAGAGGCGAAAGAAGAGGAGGAGGGGGATGACGACGGTGACGGTGGTGGAGAAGGCGGCGGCGGTGATGACGACGGGGAGCGGCCCGCGCTGACCACCGGCGAGCCCGATACCCCGACCCTTCCCCGGGATTCGTCGACCCCAGCTGGCGAGCAGCGCACCGGCCGAGGCTACTGGCCTGATGACGACGAGTTCATCTACGACTACGATGTAGAGATGGGGTACTCCGAAGAGCCGGAGGACAAGGCTGACGAGTCGGACCGGGACGACCGTAAAGGCGATAGCGATCCCGCGGATGGTGACAAGAGAGATCAGGATAAGGTGGAAACGGACGAGAACGGTGGAGACGAGGCAAGCGGGGACGAAACCAGTGGAGACGACTCCAGCGAATCGGACGAGACCGGCGAATCGGGCGACTCCAATGACGCCGGCAAAGAAGATCAGCAGGATGGTACGGACTCAGACCGTTCAGACGATGACAAGAAGAACTGAAACCCTGGGAATCAGACGGGCCGGAAGCTGAAACCGGTCAGCATGCCCACCACTCACAGAAAGTGCGACACCCGCAGGTACAGGTACCGGCCCATGTAATCGTAGGTGGAGAAATCCGAGGTCCCCAGCAGCCCGTTGAAGATCACCGTGGGCGGCTGGTTGAACACGTTGTTCATCCCCAGGGTCAGCACGGTACCGCCCGCTCCCGTAAATAGCCTGTACGTTCCTCGAAGGCCGAGCACGCTGTTGGACTCCACGTCCCTGTAGGCCGGCGTCTCGACGACGTCAGCCCGGTACAGGCCCTTGCAGTCGTTGTCCTCGCACTCCACGAAACCACCGACGTATTCCCACGTGAGTCCCGCCGAAGCGCGCCGCCACTTGAGGTCCAGCGCGGCGCTGTGGCGCCACCGGGGGAACACGCCCACGTCGTAGTATCCCCTGGCCTTGATCACTTCCGTGCCGCCGGCCGCGGGAGTGAACTGGTCGTACCGGAACAGCAGGTTGGCCTCCACCCGCGCCGACAGGATGCCCCAGGAGGTGTTCCCGTTGTATGCTGCCTCCAGGTCCAGCCCGGCGGTCTCGGTCTCGCCGACGTTGGTATTGGTCTGCACGATGTGGGAGATCAGCTTCGTATCGGCGTCCCGTACGATCTGGCCGCAACTGGTGGGGTTGTCCTGCGAGTAGCAATTGCTCAGGATGACGCCCGCGGGAAGGGATCCGATCTCGTCCTCTATCCTGTTCCGGTAGTAGTTCAGGTCGACCTGGAGGTCCGGTGCGAAACCGGGGCGATAGCGCATGCCTGCCGTGATCATCCCCGCGCGCTCCGGTTCGAGCTCGGTCGACCCGCCCTCCCGTGCCCGCAGTTGGGCGCGGGTGTCCCTCAACCCGGACGGGACGCCCGCGGCGGCGCAGTTCCGCCGCTGCTGCGAGGTAAGTTCCCTCGGGTTGCCCGCTTCGTCCACCACGCTGCAGGGATCGCTCACCAGGGGAAACACGTCGTTCGCGCCGAGGAACATCTCGGCGATGCCGGGGGCACGGAAGGCGTTGGAGTAGGTGGCCCGCAGCGTCAGGCCCCGGGGCAATTCCAGGCCGGCTCCGGTCTCATAGGTCAACCCGGCACCGAAGGTGTCGTAGTGAAACACTCTTCCCGCCGCGTTCAGGTGGAACCCGACGCCGTTCCCGTGGTAAACCGGCATCCGGGTCTCGCCGTACAGGGCACGGACCGAAAAGCCTCCTTCGGTCGCTTCGGTTCGAAACCCCGTCGTGTTGCCCGAAGCCGTAATGGGATCGGGTGTATAGGCGCCGGACTCCCATCGCGACGACACGCCCGCGGCCACGGACAGCGGTCCGTGCGTGAGTTCCGCCAGGTCGCCCGTCAGGTTCCACTGCAGGATCTTCTGCTGCGTGTAGCCCCGGGCAACGCCGGTGTACTGGATGTAGGCCAGCATCTCGGGCGTGATGGTCCCGGCGCCGTGCAGGATATCGAGGGGGACACAGCTCCCCGTGCATGCCTCGTCCGGACCCAGCGCCCTCGTGAGGTTGCTCCGGATGAAGCGGCCCCGGTTGACCGTGGTTCCCGATGTGCGTCCGAAGGCATAGAAGACGTCAGAGTCGAAGTTTGCGAGGCGGCTTCTGAGGCCCAGTACGATGCGGAAGGTGCTGAGGTCCTGGTTGAAGATCCGGTTGCCGGCCTCCACGAAGCGGCGCCGCACGTCCACGAAGTCCCGCCCGAACGCATTGTACCGGTTGCCCGCCGAGACCGGGGTGCCTTCTTCGATGGTGAAGAGCGGAGTCGGCGCGAGTTTCTGTTCGGACTGCCGGTTGGTGTACACCACCTCGAAGAACGGCCGCAGCCGTTCGCTCAACCGGTGCGTGCCGCCGAGGAACGTGGTATACCGTTTTTGTGGCGTGAAGATGTAGTTCTCGGGCTGGTAATTGTAGAGGTCGCCGGTGCCGTCCAGCGAGTTTCCCGCGTAATTGAAGGGCCGCCAGCCCATGGACGGATCGAGGAAGTAGTCGCCGGCCTCGTCGCCCGCCGCCGCGTTGACGGCCTTCCAGGCGTCGTTCCCCGCCGCGGCCGACCGGACGATGATATGGCCTTCCGGCGTCGCCGAGCTGCCGCTCGTCGTGAAGGATCCGTCGTTCCTTCCCCAGTCGTAGCTCTTGTCGGATTCGCTGAAACCACGTTCGTAGGTCCAGACCGGCCGCTGGTCGTGGAATCCGGCGGAGAACAAGATGTTTCCCCGGTCTCTTTCAAGCCCCGCGGAAAAAGCCAGGTCTATGGCCGCGCCGTCCCCAGCGCCCGATACGCCCTGGTAGGCCTCGAATTCCACGCCGTCCAGGTCCGACCGCGTGATGATGTTGACGACCCCGCCCACGGCGTCGGAACCGTAGACCGCGGAGGCGCCGTCCTTGAGTACTTCAATCCGTTCGATAACGGTGGAAGGAAGGGCGTTAAGATCGACCGCGGCGTCCGCGCCGAGGCCGCCGGGCACGAACCTGCGGCCATTGACCAGGACCAGCGTCCGGTGGGCGCCGAGTCCGCGGAGGCTGATACGGGTGGCCCCGTCACCGCTGTAATTCGCCTGGGTATTGGTGGCGTTGGATTGGACCGTGAGCGACT
The window above is part of the Gemmatimonadota bacterium genome. Proteins encoded here:
- a CDS encoding response regulator; amino-acid sequence: MPDADRLKDRNRKLQEQLEKLSEASLRISESLDVNTVLQEVVAGACALTGSRMGGITMMDESGQLLDFVAHGLSDREYQELLDLPHGSEIWEYLKGVTQPLRLKNMSAHFKSLGLTIHPIMEHVLLGVPIRHQGAQVGFFYLLDKETGQQFTAEDERIISMFISQAGAAIANAKKHRDEQQPRADLEALIDTSPVGVAVFDARTGKAVSFNQESRRIVGDLQTPGMSIVDLLDVMNVKRADGREIELEEYTLVRLLREATTVRAEEIVLEVPDGRKVTTLINATPIVSEQGEVQSVVVTIQDMTPLEDLERQRSEFLSTVSHEMRAPLASIKGCAATALGNASVLQPAVSQQFFRIIDAQVDNLSELIGNLMDAAQIETGLLSVSPEPANLAVIVDQARSAFLSGEHRQTVKIDLPPELPRVRADQQRVVQVLCNLLSNAARNSPDSSTITVQAELKEYQVEVSVVDEGRGIPAERLPHLFRKYARSGRDEAGLGSGLGLSICKGLVEAHGGRIWAESEGMGLGTRFTFTIPVADEVPVSAVAAPDGRLAGSSPSGGQQPSILVVDDDPQALGYIRGILVNAGYSPILTGEPEQVENLVNDRQPDLVLLDLLLPGTDGIELMQNVTALSERPVIFLSAYGRDETIAKALEIGAADYVVKPFSPTELIARIQAALRKNAGPPAPFQVDDLVIDYDERRVVLEGSPLTLTATEYDLIRVLSTHAGKVVSYDQLLRNVWQSRNSGDLRVVRSIVKNLRRKLGDEAGNPRYIFTESRVGYRMAKPAQVQNVAE
- the selB gene encoding selenocysteine-specific translation elongation factor, with amino-acid sequence MSHLTIGTAGHVDHGKSALVEALTGVHPDRLKEERDRGMTIDLGFAFMPLGDGREVPIVDVPGHERFLKTMVAGVSGIRLVLFVVAADEGVMPQTVEHLGTVRYMGVDAGIVVLTKCDLVDEEWLMLVEDDVKSLVKGSFLEDAPVVRVSSVTGQGIGRLKEIIEDRLAGLSVEDDAGYFRMPVDRVFSMKGFGTVIAGTVLSGSLSRDSDAELLPAGTPLRIRGMQTHNDTVERAVKGQRVALNVSNVRTADIQRGDELGAPGYLLPTMMTDATVQCLESLEEPLKNRQRVRLHKGTSETIGRLILLDRDELAPGETGYVQLRLEKPIVAERNERFIIRGFSSMRLLGGGRFVEVYPQKNRRFRRPVLDYLEAVTGAEPDVLIERVMGHAHGTQQLKSMEDLVRFTNLNAEVLEQSLTRLVEKGELVRFPDHRYLHREGYAGLKDELVKLLEKMHRTQRLKHTLPKDAPRLQLSWEPPNTVYDGLLNDLDAEGRIVLSSRSVRLATHTVKLNAREKRILEAFEELGEAVPPAVFNMNDLPQVMADRSIIVKELQVDLDADADMIRSMAGYALDQEVFVEFADRQIMHHRALESVRQRLVAYLESHGTVRASEFRSHLGISRAHATVLLDYYCDLGVTNRESGTHRLAQGD
- a CDS encoding NDP-sugar synthase: MGFDRSRPAAGSRRSMDDNGLVRGVILTEDRDAAGPAEWDGCPDLLLPLANRPLVEWMLSEYARAGVRETLIAAGRDTGEIAAFCGNGARWGISLAYQDARNARDARDARDAPAGQRLCQFVREVAAFAKDAPFLVSTGPQLLGSEVYAQLVQSYREHRPCGIRTGRNAGHTSGTSRDADEHSRIYLMTVRTCEVLVDRSTHDYTLNGLFDAALDDLAARGETVLRIDVDHPPFDVTSPEAYLASNERMLASGPESTRSALPEIMDDNFSSPNLVMRPPVIVDDTAELERCRIGPGVSIGPGVRIGHGAAIEHSVIMTGADVGDGASISYAVIGRNAGIENRAILHGSADRVIVVRSD
- the tatC gene encoding twin-arginine translocase subunit TatC is translated as MSPARGRSGEMSFLEHLEELRRAILKSVLAILIGMVLCFTFADYIINFLLSPTFQENLKTEIEIQAIRPAGMFTARVNISLLLGFALVLPYVLYQLWTFISPGLLDKEKKYVPLVIFFCCVLFLVGAAFAFYVLIPVMVRFFVQLHVPDIKPQWDIGFYIGLVNKMVLIMGVVFQMPAVVAFLTWLRILNAGVLKRVWRIALVVIFIAAAVITPTGDPYTQTLVAIPLVVLYFISMGIAALIGRSRRKAEEAKEEEEGDDDGDGGGEGGGGDDDGERPALTTGEPDTPTLPRDSSTPAGEQRTGRGYWPDDDEFIYDYDVEMGYSEEPEDKADESDRDDRKGDSDPADGDKRDQDKVETDENGGDEASGDETSGDDSSESDETGESGDSNDAGKEDQQDGTDSDRSDDDKKN
- a CDS encoding TonB-dependent receptor, whose amino-acid sequence is MIDGRTWLLAACLFVAPTSTGILAQDAAGPDSLQIDYVFDEVTVTGSRIRGEAEGSTAPVVILAREEIRARGLASLGDVLQSLTVQSNATNTQANYSGDGATRISLRGLGAHRTLVLVNGRRFVPGGLGADAAVDLNALPSTVIERIEVLKDGASAVYGSDAVGGVVNIITRSDLDGVEFEAYQGVSGAGDGAAIDLAFSAGLERDRGNILFSAGFHDQRPVWTYERGFSESDKSYDWGRNDGSFTTSGSSATPEGHIIVRSAAAGNDAWKAVNAAAGDEAGDYFLDPSMGWRPFNYAGNSLDGTGDLYNYQPENYIFTPQKRYTTFLGGTHRLSERLRPFFEVVYTNRQSEQKLAPTPLFTIEEGTPVSAGNRYNAFGRDFVDVRRRFVEAGNRIFNQDLSTFRIVLGLRSRLANFDSDVFYAFGRTSGTTVNRGRFIRSNLTRALGPDEACTGSCVPLDILHGAGTITPEMLAYIQYTGVARGYTQQKILQWNLTGDLAELTHGPLSVAAGVSSRWESGAYTPDPITASGNTTGFRTEATEGGFSVRALYGETRMPVYHGNGVGFHLNAAGRVFHYDTFGAGLTYETGAGLELPRGLTLRATYSNAFRAPGIAEMFLGANDVFPLVSDPCSVVDEAGNPRELTSQQRRNCAAAGVPSGLRDTRAQLRAREGGSTELEPERAGMITAGMRYRPGFAPDLQVDLNYYRNRIEDEIGSLPAGVILSNCYSQDNPTSCGQIVRDADTKLISHIVQTNTNVGETETAGLDLEAAYNGNTSWGILSARVEANLLFRYDQFTPAAGGTEVIKARGYYDVGVFPRWRHSAALDLKWRRASAGLTWEYVGGFVECEDNDCKGLYRADVVETPAYRDVESNSVLGLRGTYRLFTGAGGTVLTLGMNNVFNQPPTVIFNGLLGTSDFSTYDYMGRYLYLRVSHFL